From the genome of Deferribacteraceae bacterium V6Fe1:
ACAGGACCGCTATGAGTACATTACTGGCGGGTTTAAATTAGATGACATTATTGAAGGTATAAACCAAGCGATAAATGTCGGGCTAAGCCCTATCAAAATCAATGTTGTTGCAATTAAAACATTTAACGATGATGAGATTTTGGATTTTTGCGATTTTGCCGCCAAAAACAGTTTAAATGTCCGCTTTATAGAATTTATGCCAATTGGCAATAAAATCGAATGGAGAAAAGAACATATTATTACCGGTGATGAGATACTTAAAATTATCTCAAAAAAATACTCGTATGAGCCAGTCAAAAAAGCTAACTTTGAAGGACCTGCAGTAAACTATAAGCTGTCTAACGGGGCAAAAATAGGGATTATCACCCCTATTTCAAACCACTTTTGCTCGGAATGTGACAAGCTAAGACTTACCGCTGACGGCAAACTAAGACCTTGTCTGCTTTCCGACAAGGAGATAAATCTTTTTGATGAAATCAAAAATAGAGACTTTGATAAATTTAAAGAAAAAATTCGCGAATCCCTCAAACTAAAAGAGCTGGATCACAATATAACAAATGAGGGTTGTGATACTCAATTTAAAAGAACAATGTCGAAAATCGGAGGATAACGTTGAAAATAAAGTATTCTAAAGAGATTCTTGATATACAATTAAATAAAAAGGCTGAGGATTTATACCGTAGTTTTTCACTCCCCGCACTTTCAAAAGATGAAATTATAAGCGCTTTAAACCAAAGCCCCATTTACAGTGACGGTTTGGATAATGTTATTGCCCAAGCAAGGCGTATACTCATCATCCTGCCGGATGTGACAAGAAAATCAGGGGCTGAGATATTTTTGGATGAAATCATAAAAAAAATAGAGGAAAACAAGAAGGATTTTAGTATTATATTTGCCATTGGAACCCACAGACAATTGACAGAGGATGAACAAAAGTCAATCCTTACCGAAAAGCTATTTAACAACTATAAACACAAAATTCTTAAACATGACTGCGAAGATATGGAGCTTCATGAATACTATGGAAAGACAAAAAATAATACACCCATCCTTATAAACAGGGCTTACTTGGAGCACGATACGATAATACCTATAGCTTCCGTGAGCTATCATTACTTTGCAGGCTTTGGTGGTGGGAGGAAAATGATAGTGCCGGGGATTGCTGCCAAAAAAACAATTATGGCAAACCACAGTCTCGTATTAGACCCTGCAAATAAAACAAAGCATAAGTATGCCGTCACCGGTAATCTTAAACAAAATCCTGTCCATGATGACCTTGTTTATTGTCTTATGGTTGCAAGACGTGGCAAAACTTTTTTCCTTATCAATACTATACTTAATGAAGCAGCTGAAATCGTCTATGTTTCCGGAGGGGACCTCTTTATGTCACATATCGCCGCAACCGAAAAACTTAAAGAGCTCACATCCATTAGAATATCAAAGAAATATGATGCTGCAATTATCTCCTGCGGTGGTTTTCCCAAAGATATTAACCTTGTGCAAGCACAGAAATCTCTCGATAGAGGGTGCAAAATTGTTAAGGATGGTGGCAAAATTATCTTTTTTGCAAAATGCCAAGACGGCTACGGCAACAAATATTTTGAGGAATTTTTTGATATCAAGACATCCGAAGAGATGTTTGATATATTATTAAAAGATTACCAAATAAACAGGCAGACAGCTTTTAATTTAAAATCTATTTTGGAAAAGTATGACGTGTATATTTACTCAGACTTTGGCAATGATGACCTTGATAGAATGGGATTTAAAAAATTGGACAATCCGGATCAGATAAATGATATTTTAATAGATAGCGATGAGATAGCTTTTATTCCGGATGCCTATAATTCATATTTTGACTTGTCTTAAATAGTGTTAAATAGGAAAAATCAGAATATATAAAATCCGGACAGTATAACTGTTGAAATACCGATTGAAACTTTTAAAAAAGTCCCCAAAAATCTTCCTTTAAAAGATGCGATCCCTCTTTCAAAGGCAAGGCTTTTATCCCTTGTAACAATATATTCATAAAGGAATGTTCCAATAAATGCACCTAAAAATGTCCCTATAATTGCTCCTACACCAAAAAATAGCGGAGCCATTATTATCCCCAACACTATCGAAAATATTACAGATACAAAAAAACTCCCCTTTACCGCACCAACATTTTTCCCTGCGTAATAACCGATTAAAAATTCGATCACTTCACCTGCTGCAATGAGAGAAATCAAAAATATTAGCTGCCAAAAAGTCATTTTTGATGAAAAATAATATATCAACGGTAATACAAGTGATACAATATTGCCCGGAAGACCAACAAGATTTAAAATAACCAAAAAAAACTGTAAAATAAGCAGCACAAAAAATAATACACTAAGCATCCAGAATCAATCCTTTGACAGGTGTCATTTGTTTAAAATAATCTGCTTCAATTGCAAAGTTACTTTTACAAAAGTCCACATATTTTTCAATAAGTGTATAGCTATTATTTTCCTCACTAATATGCCCCAAAAACAGTTTTTTTAAACCTTTTGAAAATATCTGACTTACCGCATTAAGGGCTTCTTTATTGGAAAGATGCCCTTTTGAAGACATCACCCTTTTTTTAAGATGATAAGGGTATGAACCATTTATAAGAAGCTCATCCTCATAATTTGACTCCAAAATAACACATTCACAACCGGTTATTCCGCTTAACACATCTTTTGATACAAAACCCAAATCTGTGGCAAACCCCACAGAAAGTTTATTGAAATTAAACCTATATCCAAACGGCTGTCTGCCGTCATGCGCAATTTTAAAAGGGTATACCTCATACTCTTTCATAGAATAAATTTTACTCGGATCTAATATATAAAAGTGTTCACAACTAATCCCTTTAGAGTGAAGCTCTACCGCAGTCCCTTCACTTGTATAAACATTAGGCTTAAATTTATTCAGGAAAGGTTTTATCCCTGCGATATGGTCTGTATGCTCATGGGTGAGATATAAATCTATCCCCTTATCTTCATCAAATTGGATAAACTCTTTTAAACGATAAAGCGGCAGCCCAACATCCACAACTATATATTTATCTGCGGATTCCATTATATAGCAATTACCACAACTTCCGGACGATAATACATGTAGGTTAAGCATTGTTTTGATATATCACTTAAGTGCTTAAAATTCAACTAAACTTTGACTTTTATACAATCCATTTCTCTAATACATCTAAAAATGGACCCATTTTGTGTAAAAAAGTAACAATTAGTTTCATTATTACACAACTGAAGTTTAGCTTTTAAAAGATAAAACCATATATATCAATCAATTATAACAATTAATAATGATGGCACACTTACTGCTCTTATATTGTCATCACATAATAAAGGAGGTAGCTATGAAAAAGTTAGCTTTAGTTTTAGGAACACTGGCAATAACCACAGCCCTTGCATTTGCTCAAGGCGGCTGGGGTGGTCAAGGGATGGGACCCGGTTACGGAATGAGAGGGCAAGGATTTGGCCCTGGCGGTTGCTATGGCGGCTACAATCAAAATGTTCAGGTAAAACAGCTTACTGAGGAAGAAGCCGTTAAAGCGGTACAGGATGTTATAGCTCAAAACTACAAAGGGTATGAAATTGTAAAAACTGAAAAATTTAACATGCCAAGAGGCACCGTTTATCAGGTTGAGGCTAAAGATGCCGCAGGCAACCTGTTTACTTTTCATGTAAATCCATTTGGAAATGTAAGAGGACCATTTTTAGCACAGTAAATTCTCATGACAAGCGGGGTTAAGCCCCGCTTTTTTATTTTCAGACCATTCGGCAAATTAAACTCTATTATATACCGAAAAATTAATATTTTTATAAAATATTTCTAATCTTAATCATTTCTTAACAAAAGCTGCCTATATTGTAACTCGGAAAGCAACAAAAAAACAAATAACTCATTAGGAGGAAATTATGAAAAAAGCACTAACAGCAATTTTAGTAGCAGGAGCATTGGTAGTAGGAGCAGGAAGCTTAAAATCAGCAAAAGCTGATTCTGAGGATGGTAAGACCTTAAACGGGACAATAAAAATTAGTAGAGTACAAGAGTCTGACTATCCATTTATGGCAAATATAAGTATGGCTGAGGCAATTCAATATGCAAAGAAGAGTAATTCAGGCGGGAAAATTTTAAAAGCTGAATTGGAAGAAGAAAATGGTTTTTTAGTTTATGACGTTGAAGTTGTACAAAAAAATGGTGATACCGTGAAGCTTTCTATTGATGCAGGAAATGGAAAAGTTTTAAACATTAAAAAAGATAAATCTGACAGCGACCACGAACATGATGATGAAAACGATGATGAAGAAAATGACAATGAAAAAGATTCATAACATATAACATACTATGTAAATTCACAAAATAGTAAAATTACCACCTCCTGTAGGATGCCGGATGTCATATGTAGACATCCGGTTTCTTTGAAACCATTTAAAGAGGTTTGACATGAAAAATAAAAAACATATCGTAATATTTGTGTTAATTGTTTTCACACTAATAACAGGAAGATTAATATATCTCGAAGAACAAGGAAACTTTTGGGAAATAAGCAAAAATCGTTTTTATCGTTCCGCACAATTGGATAGCGACGAGCTAGAGAAATACATCAAACAATATAAAATTAGAACCATTATTAATTTAAGAGGCGACTCAAATGCTCAATGGTACAAAGATGAAATAAATATTTGCAATAAATTTAACATAAATCATATAGATTTATCTCTTAGTGCCACATCTGAACCCTCGGAGTCTAAAATAAACAAATTAATATCAATACTGCAAAAAGCATCTTTTCCGATATTGGTTCATTGTAAAGCAGGAGCGGATAGGTCAGGACTTGCTACGGCCATATGGCTTGTCACATTTGAAAATAAACCTTATTATATTGCCAAACAGCAGTTATCACTAATATATGGTCATTTCTCTATAGGCCCGACAAAGGTAATGGATAATTATCTAAAAAAGTGGTATGAAAAATATAAGAAAAAAGATGTAATATAATACACCATTTTTTTACTGACTAACTTTGAATGGGATAAATAAAATGCGTATACTAATAGTTGATGATGATACTTTTTTACTTGAACAAATCTTACTGGTCTTGAAAAAACAAAGATATTCTGTTGACACAGCTAAAAACGGGGAGGAAGCTCTATATAAAAGTTTTGAATACACTTACGACGCTATAATTTTAGACATAATGATGCCTAAAGTTGATGGCTTTACCGTTCTTAAAGAACTTAGAAATGCCAAAATAAATACACCAGTCATATTGCTTACTGCAAAAGGTGATGTCCAAAGTAAAATAAAAGGGCTTGATATTGGTGCGGATGATTATCTTGCAAAGCCATTTTCCATGGATGAGCTTTTAGCCAGACTCAGAGCTATTTTAAGAAGATTTTCCTCACAAGCAGAGTCAATCTTGACAATCGGAGGTTTAAAACTTGATACTGTGAGTAGGACAGTGGCAATAAATAATAAATCAGTTGAATTAACTATAAAAGAATTCTCGATACTAGAGTTTCTGCTTTATAATAAAAATAGAGTAGTTTCACGTTTTAGCTTAGCCGAACATGTTTGGGGTGATGAATTTGACCCGTTTAATATGTCAAACTTTATGGATGTTCATATAAAAAATCTGCGGGATAAACTTGCTGCAGCTGGCTGTAACAATTTCATTAAGACTAAAAGAGGTATAGGCTATATAATAGAGGAAGAAATTTGAAAAAGATTAATGTAAAAACAAAAATTGCTCTATTAATATCATTTGCAGGTTTTTTAACTAGTCTGTTCTTTTCCTTAATCCTATATTTTGAGCTTGCCGAACAACCTTTTGACCTTTTGGATTCTATTCTAAAAGAGGAAGCTACAAGAGTCATAGAATATATTGATAGTGATTTGAAAACGGAACAAGATTTATTAAGAGACTTTAATCGTTATTGGGTTAAGATTTTCGATACTCAAAGTGGAAAAGTCATTTTTAAGTCTGAACTCGCAAAAAGAGTAAACATAAAACTTCTATCACCAGGCAAGAAAATAACATTCAAAAATGAAATTTCCAACAATCTAACTGCCTATACCACCGAAGAAAAAAAAGATGTTATAATCAGAGTTAACTCATATAATATTACTACCCCAAAAGGCACTTATATAGTTCAAATCGGTAGACATATTGAAGGTTTGGAAAATGAAGTTTTAAATCTTTTATCTGTTTTAGTGTATGGATTGATACTATCAATGTTTTTATTATTTGTAATAAGTTGGGTTATAGCTGGAAAAATTCTAAAACCTGTTTCAATAATGAAGAATTTAACTCAAGAGATATCTGAAAAAAATATTGGAGTTAGAGTGCCTGTAGGAGAAGCTGATGATGAATTTTCTCAACTGGCAAAAACTATTAATAAAATGCTTGACAGACTTCAATATTCTTTTAAAAAGCAAAAAGATTTTTTATATAATACGTCTCACGAGTTAAAAACACCTTTAAGTACAATAAGGATAGGTATTGATGAGTCTCTTTTAAATACCAGCGAAGAAATACCTGACAAAATAAAATATAATCTTACTATAATGAGAAAAAGAATCTTAAAATTAGAAAAACTAATTAAAGATCTTCTAAATCTCTCCGCACTTGAAGCAGAAAATGTTATTGATAAAAAGTCTATAAACATAGCTAACCTTTTAAAATCTCTTATCGATGATTATGAAATTTTGACAAAAGCTAAAAATATAAAGATAAATTGTAATATTGAATATGAAAAAGATATTTTGTGCGATGAAAAAAAGATATATAGAGCATTGTCTAATCTAATTGACAATGCCATAAAATATAATATTGAGAATGGTACAATAGAAATTTCTATTAAAAAATCAGGTAAATTTTTACTTATTTCTATATCTAATACCAGCATGGAGATTTCGAAAGAAGAACTGCCCCTTATTTTTGAACAATTTTACAGAATAGAAAAGTCGAGATCAGAAGATGAAGGTGGCTCAGGGCTGGGGCTTGCAATCGTAAAAAAAATTATTGAACTTCATAATGGCAATATTAAGGTTGAAAGTAAAAATGGCTGGACAACAATAAGTATATCTCTACCGATAAGCAATTAAGCAATTTTTAACTAACAACAAGCCAATAATATGGAGGCTGTAATGAAATTAGGTTTGGCACTTGGTGGTGGAGCAGCTCGAGGTTGGGCTCACATAGGTGTAATTAGAGAATTAGAAGCGCACGGTATTATCCCAGATATAATTTGCGGGACATCTATAGGCGCATTAGTAGGTGGCTCATATGCAGCCAATAATCTCGACAAGCTTGAAAATGTGGTTTGTTCTTTGACGAAAATAAATATTATAAAATATATTGGGCTAAATATTCATAAGTCAGGCATTATAAATATGAGCA
Proteins encoded in this window:
- the moaA gene encoding GTP 3',8-cyclase MoaA yields the protein MNEKLKDKYSRTYKYLRVSVTDRCNFRCKYCIPTHDFEFIPHTKILKYEDIIFAVDAFSKLGIEKIRLTGGEPLVRKNISFLISEIGKIKEIKETTLTTNGSLLGKFAKDIYNAGIRRINISLDSLKQDRYEYITGGFKLDDIIEGINQAINVGLSPIKINVVAIKTFNDDEILDFCDFAAKNSLNVRFIEFMPIGNKIEWRKEHIITGDEILKIISKKYSYEPVKKANFEGPAVNYKLSNGAKIGIITPISNHFCSECDKLRLTADGKLRPCLLSDKEINLFDEIKNRDFDKFKEKIRESLKLKELDHNITNEGCDTQFKRTMSKIGG
- the larA gene encoding nickel-dependent lactate racemase, giving the protein MKIKYSKEILDIQLNKKAEDLYRSFSLPALSKDEIISALNQSPIYSDGLDNVIAQARRILIILPDVTRKSGAEIFLDEIIKKIEENKKDFSIIFAIGTHRQLTEDEQKSILTEKLFNNYKHKILKHDCEDMELHEYYGKTKNNTPILINRAYLEHDTIIPIASVSYHYFAGFGGGRKMIVPGIAAKKTIMANHSLVLDPANKTKHKYAVTGNLKQNPVHDDLVYCLMVARRGKTFFLINTILNEAAEIVYVSGGDLFMSHIAATEKLKELTSIRISKKYDAAIISCGGFPKDINLVQAQKSLDRGCKIVKDGGKIIFFAKCQDGYGNKYFEEFFDIKTSEEMFDILLKDYQINRQTAFNLKSILEKYDVYIYSDFGNDDLDRMGFKKLDNPDQINDILIDSDEIAFIPDAYNSYFDLS
- a CDS encoding DUF456 domain-containing protein encodes the protein MLSVLFFVLLILQFFLVILNLVGLPGNIVSLVLPLIYYFSSKMTFWQLIFLISLIAAGEVIEFLIGYYAGKNVGAVKGSFFVSVIFSIVLGIIMAPLFFGVGAIIGTFLGAFIGTFLYEYIVTRDKSLAFERGIASFKGRFLGTFLKVSIGISTVILSGFYIF
- a CDS encoding MBL fold metallo-hydrolase, whose product is MESADKYIVVDVGLPLYRLKEFIQFDEDKGIDLYLTHEHTDHIAGIKPFLNKFKPNVYTSEGTAVELHSKGISCEHFYILDPSKIYSMKEYEVYPFKIAHDGRQPFGYRFNFNKLSVGFATDLGFVSKDVLSGITGCECVILESNYEDELLINGSYPYHLKKRVMSSKGHLSNKEALNAVSQIFSKGLKKLFLGHISEENNSYTLIEKYVDFCKSNFAIEADYFKQMTPVKGLILDA
- a CDS encoding PepSY domain-containing protein, whose product is MKKLALVLGTLAITTALAFAQGGWGGQGMGPGYGMRGQGFGPGGCYGGYNQNVQVKQLTEEEAVKAVQDVIAQNYKGYEIVKTEKFNMPRGTVYQVEAKDAAGNLFTFHVNPFGNVRGPFLAQ
- a CDS encoding PepSY domain-containing protein, with the translated sequence MKKALTAILVAGALVVGAGSLKSAKADSEDGKTLNGTIKISRVQESDYPFMANISMAEAIQYAKKSNSGGKILKAELEEENGFLVYDVEVVQKNGDTVKLSIDAGNGKVLNIKKDKSDSDHEHDDENDDEENDNEKDS
- a CDS encoding tyrosine-protein phosphatase; its protein translation is MKNKKHIVIFVLIVFTLITGRLIYLEEQGNFWEISKNRFYRSAQLDSDELEKYIKQYKIRTIINLRGDSNAQWYKDEINICNKFNINHIDLSLSATSEPSESKINKLISILQKASFPILVHCKAGADRSGLATAIWLVTFENKPYYIAKQQLSLIYGHFSIGPTKVMDNYLKKWYEKYKKKDVI
- a CDS encoding response regulator transcription factor, with amino-acid sequence MRILIVDDDTFLLEQILLVLKKQRYSVDTAKNGEEALYKSFEYTYDAIILDIMMPKVDGFTVLKELRNAKINTPVILLTAKGDVQSKIKGLDIGADDYLAKPFSMDELLARLRAILRRFSSQAESILTIGGLKLDTVSRTVAINNKSVELTIKEFSILEFLLYNKNRVVSRFSLAEHVWGDEFDPFNMSNFMDVHIKNLRDKLAAAGCNNFIKTKRGIGYIIEEEI
- a CDS encoding GHKL domain-containing protein, yielding MKKINVKTKIALLISFAGFLTSLFFSLILYFELAEQPFDLLDSILKEEATRVIEYIDSDLKTEQDLLRDFNRYWVKIFDTQSGKVIFKSELAKRVNIKLLSPGKKITFKNEISNNLTAYTTEEKKDVIIRVNSYNITTPKGTYIVQIGRHIEGLENEVLNLLSVLVYGLILSMFLLFVISWVIAGKILKPVSIMKNLTQEISEKNIGVRVPVGEADDEFSQLAKTINKMLDRLQYSFKKQKDFLYNTSHELKTPLSTIRIGIDESLLNTSEEIPDKIKYNLTIMRKRILKLEKLIKDLLNLSALEAENVIDKKSINIANLLKSLIDDYEILTKAKNIKINCNIEYEKDILCDEKKIYRALSNLIDNAIKYNIENGTIEISIKKSGKFLLISISNTSMEISKEELPLIFEQFYRIEKSRSEDEGGSGLGLAIVKKIIELHNGNIKVESKNGWTTISISLPISN